The Burkholderia pyrrocinia genome has a segment encoding these proteins:
- a CDS encoding TonB-dependent receptor domain-containing protein — protein sequence MLTPIVRTALGALCGLPLAAAAQTAANADSAASAVPATTSTVPAAQPAAATMLEPVVVTAQRAPQALADTIPQTTVFDAQDIAAHPGADLPTLLALAPGAQIVRNGGPGASATMFLRGAESTQSLVLIDGVRVDSASLGAAQLSQVPLDQIERVEIVNGNVSSLYGSGAIGGVVQVFTKDGGNHPPRFNFAVGVGSYGTQTQQAGVSGRLDSDGKTTFSVSIARDKDNGFSALDPAKKPNANPNANGYLNESITAALRHRFNDRWDAGVSYFQSNGNNSYDNAWGVPTDLNNLYSRVQQVRAFANGKLTDWWTAHLSVSTGNDRSQSALNGVYTDHFNTDNRQYTWQNDFRIAPEHLIQAGYERLDQQFMSNAYAAPQRHVNSGWIGYSGRFGRQQFQANLRRDQYSDFGGANSYYLGYGLELTDRWKVTASYSDAFRAPSFNDLYYPMAGNPSIQPERSHSIEAALQYASDAVGVMRLTAFQTRYANLINYRPDGSGFYYIAQNVGSAKVQGLEGSWQGHVGATDVRVAATLQNPVNETQNQDLDRRARRFASMAVNRAFGAWRVGGEWLVSGARNDSGGGRLGGYGIVNLSARYNITKSWYVSARIDNLLDKDYELAYAYNTPKRGAYVTLGWQQQ from the coding sequence ATGCTGACCCCAATCGTCCGCACGGCGCTCGGCGCGCTCTGCGGATTGCCGCTTGCCGCCGCCGCGCAGACCGCGGCGAATGCCGATTCCGCGGCGTCCGCCGTACCCGCGACAACGTCCACGGTGCCCGCGGCCCAGCCTGCCGCTGCAACCATGCTCGAGCCGGTCGTCGTCACCGCGCAGCGCGCGCCGCAGGCGCTGGCCGACACGATTCCGCAAACCACCGTATTCGACGCGCAGGATATCGCCGCGCACCCGGGCGCCGACTTGCCGACGCTGCTCGCGCTCGCGCCCGGCGCGCAGATCGTGCGCAACGGCGGCCCGGGCGCGAGCGCGACGATGTTCCTGCGCGGCGCGGAGTCGACGCAGTCGCTCGTGCTGATCGACGGCGTGCGGGTCGATTCCGCGAGTCTCGGCGCCGCGCAACTGAGCCAGGTGCCGCTCGACCAGATCGAGCGCGTCGAGATCGTCAACGGCAACGTGTCGTCGCTGTACGGCTCGGGTGCGATTGGCGGCGTCGTGCAGGTGTTCACGAAGGATGGCGGCAATCATCCGCCGCGCTTCAACTTCGCGGTTGGCGTCGGCAGCTACGGCACGCAGACACAGCAGGCCGGCGTATCGGGCCGGCTCGACAGCGACGGGAAGACGACGTTCAGCGTGTCGATCGCACGCGACAAGGACAACGGTTTTTCCGCGCTCGACCCGGCGAAGAAGCCGAACGCGAACCCGAATGCGAACGGCTACCTGAACGAGAGCATCACCGCGGCGCTGCGCCACCGCTTCAACGACCGCTGGGATGCGGGTGTCAGCTACTTCCAGTCGAACGGCAACAACAGCTACGACAATGCGTGGGGCGTGCCGACCGACCTGAATAACCTCTATTCGCGCGTGCAGCAGGTGCGTGCGTTCGCGAACGGCAAGCTGACCGACTGGTGGACCGCTCACCTGAGCGTCTCGACCGGCAACGATCGCAGCCAGTCGGCGTTGAACGGCGTCTACACCGATCACTTCAATACCGACAACCGCCAGTACACGTGGCAAAACGATTTCCGCATCGCGCCTGAACACCTGATCCAGGCCGGCTACGAGCGGCTCGACCAGCAGTTCATGTCGAATGCGTATGCCGCGCCGCAGCGTCACGTGAATTCCGGCTGGATCGGTTACTCGGGGCGCTTCGGACGCCAGCAGTTCCAGGCGAACCTGCGCCGCGACCAGTACTCGGACTTCGGCGGCGCCAATTCCTACTATCTCGGCTACGGCCTCGAACTGACCGATCGCTGGAAGGTGACCGCGAGCTATTCGGATGCGTTCCGCGCGCCGAGCTTCAACGACCTCTATTACCCGATGGCCGGCAACCCGTCGATCCAGCCGGAGCGCAGCCATTCGATCGAGGCCGCGCTGCAGTACGCGTCCGATGCGGTCGGCGTGATGCGGCTCACCGCGTTCCAGACGCGCTACGCAAACCTGATCAACTATCGGCCCGACGGGAGCGGTTTCTACTATATTGCGCAGAACGTCGGCAGCGCGAAGGTGCAGGGGCTCGAAGGGTCGTGGCAGGGGCATGTCGGCGCGACCGACGTACGGGTTGCCGCCACGTTGCAGAACCCGGTCAACGAAACGCAGAATCAGGATCTCGACCGCCGCGCGCGACGTTTCGCGTCGATGGCCGTGAACCGCGCGTTCGGCGCGTGGCGCGTCGGCGGCGAATGGCTCGTGAGCGGCGCGCGCAACGATTCGGGCGGCGGGCGGCTCGGCGGCTACGGGATCGTCAACCTGTCCGCGCGCTACAACATCACGAAGTCGTGGTACGTCAGCGCGCGCATCGACAACCTGCTCGACAAGGACTACGAGCTTGCATATGCCTACAACACGCCGAAACGCGGCGCCTATGTCACGCTCGGCTGGCAGCAGCAGTAA
- a CDS encoding DUF2486 family protein, whose product MTQDDSSTIPTLTDVLVPGKPVPARAPAPDAPQPQPHAGAAIPVLTDVIASTDSTKTEADPEFVVIEPVPTLHVPTVELPGDVATAAAAAMGETDAPAEPGTAEHVVAEDAAAMNAPLQSSLGDDDVSHAFAAVARDAVGHASETVMPEAVVPAAVPQPDVQAAVGLTPEDAQHIAERLRNRLTSYLTGAGREAIEARCRNALHEHSAWLVGQVTREVALTLETEVMDWVRDAVDEEIARRRAGHSG is encoded by the coding sequence GTGACGCAAGACGATTCATCCACGATCCCGACGCTGACCGACGTGCTGGTGCCGGGCAAGCCGGTGCCGGCGCGCGCGCCCGCGCCCGACGCGCCGCAGCCCCAGCCGCACGCCGGCGCGGCGATTCCGGTGCTGACCGACGTGATCGCGTCAACCGATTCCACGAAAACCGAGGCCGACCCCGAATTCGTCGTGATCGAACCCGTGCCGACGCTGCACGTGCCAACGGTCGAGCTGCCGGGCGACGTGGCGACGGCTGCTGCGGCGGCGATGGGCGAGACCGATGCGCCGGCCGAACCGGGCACCGCGGAGCACGTGGTCGCCGAGGACGCAGCGGCAATGAATGCGCCGCTCCAGTCATCGCTGGGCGACGACGATGTGTCGCATGCGTTCGCCGCGGTGGCGCGTGATGCGGTCGGGCACGCGTCAGAAACAGTCATGCCGGAGGCGGTCGTACCGGCTGCGGTGCCGCAGCCGGATGTGCAGGCAGCCGTCGGTCTGACGCCGGAAGATGCGCAGCATATCGCCGAGCGCCTGCGCAATCGGCTGACGAGCTATCTGACTGGAGCAGGGCGCGAGGCCATCGAGGCCCGCTGCCGCAATGCGCTGCATGAGCATTCGGCCTGGCTGGTCGGCCAGGTCACGCGCGAGGTGGCGCTGACGCTGGAAACCGAGGTCATGGACTGGGTCCGCGACGCGGTAGACGAAGAGATCGCGCGGCGCCGCGCCGGTCATTCGGGCTGA
- a CDS encoding SIMPL domain-containing protein (The SIMPL domain is named for its presence in mouse protein SIMPL (signalling molecule that associates with mouse pelle-like kinase). Bacterial member BP26, from Brucella, was shown to assemble into a channel-like structure, while YggE from E. coli has been associated with resistance to oxidative stress.) — translation MTKKSALALSLALAAAVPVALTLASPAAHAQAANPHFPEPAGVLSLSSQASADVPQDIIHITLFYEQQAKDPGSLTSALNQRADAALSQAKGVSGVTAHTGAFSVYPSTDRDGKISAWRGRTEVALESRDFAAASKLAGQLSNLMQVANVEFSLSPEAQRTAEQKLTTEAIKSFRARADEAAKAFGYGSYTIRDVNVGSGRNVQPYPRMMAMAAAPMDSAKMSAPIAVEGGKATVSVTVNGSVQMK, via the coding sequence ATGACCAAGAAATCCGCACTCGCGCTGTCGCTCGCCCTCGCCGCCGCCGTTCCCGTCGCGCTGACGCTCGCGTCGCCCGCCGCGCACGCGCAGGCCGCGAACCCGCACTTTCCGGAACCGGCGGGCGTGCTGTCGCTTTCGTCGCAGGCCAGCGCCGACGTGCCGCAGGACATCATCCACATCACGCTGTTCTACGAACAGCAGGCCAAGGATCCGGGCAGCCTCACGTCCGCGCTGAACCAGCGCGCCGATGCCGCGCTGTCGCAGGCGAAGGGCGTATCGGGCGTCACCGCGCACACGGGCGCATTCTCCGTGTATCCGAGTACCGATCGCGACGGGAAGATCTCCGCATGGCGCGGCCGTACCGAGGTCGCGCTCGAATCGCGCGATTTCGCCGCGGCGTCGAAGCTCGCAGGCCAGTTGTCGAACCTGATGCAGGTCGCGAACGTCGAGTTCTCGCTGTCGCCTGAAGCGCAGCGCACGGCCGAGCAGAAGCTCACGACCGAAGCGATCAAGTCGTTCCGCGCCCGCGCGGACGAAGCCGCGAAGGCGTTCGGCTACGGCAGCTACACGATCCGCGATGTCAACGTCGGCAGCGGCCGCAACGTGCAGCCGTACCCGCGCATGATGGCGATGGCCGCGGCGCCGATGGACAGCGCGAAGATGAGCGCACCGATCGCGGTCGAAGGCGGCAAGGCTACCGTGTCGGTCACCGTCAATGGCTCGGTGCAGATGAAGTAA
- a CDS encoding LysR substrate-binding domain-containing protein gives MADPTPDLRQWRYFMTVADERHFGRAAERLAMTQPPLSQAIRALEDALGVALFVRTKRSVALTAVGAALLPDVRRLLASADALPPLARRLARGEAGSLSLAFVSTADYGLLPSLLRAFGARYPQVRLQLSEATSDVQIDELVAGRIDAGLVIPPVPPRHAAGLSYLPVVREPLVVAMPASASDAPEDEPVHLADVAALPLVIFPRRLAPGFYDIITGCYGAAGETPRIGQEAIQMQTIVSLVSAGMGVALVPQSLRNLRRTGVVYRPLAGHAPVVETGLVWRTGDVSPVLAGFIDVVRAQGIAA, from the coding sequence ATGGCCGATCCGACGCCCGACCTGCGCCAGTGGCGCTATTTCATGACCGTTGCCGACGAGCGCCATTTCGGCCGCGCGGCCGAGCGTCTGGCGATGACGCAGCCGCCGCTGTCGCAGGCGATCCGGGCGCTCGAGGATGCGCTCGGCGTCGCGCTGTTCGTGCGTACCAAGCGCTCGGTGGCGCTGACGGCGGTGGGTGCGGCGCTGTTGCCCGACGTGCGCCGGCTGCTGGCGTCGGCCGATGCGCTGCCGCCGCTCGCGCGGCGGCTCGCGCGCGGCGAGGCCGGCTCGCTGTCGCTCGCGTTCGTGTCGACGGCCGATTACGGGCTGCTGCCGTCGCTGTTGCGCGCGTTCGGCGCGCGCTATCCGCAGGTGCGCCTGCAACTCTCGGAGGCGACGAGCGACGTGCAGATCGACGAACTCGTCGCCGGCCGCATCGACGCGGGGCTCGTCATTCCGCCGGTGCCGCCGCGTCACGCGGCCGGGCTGTCGTACCTGCCCGTCGTGCGTGAGCCGCTGGTGGTTGCGATGCCGGCATCAGCGTCCGACGCGCCCGAAGACGAACCCGTGCATCTCGCCGATGTCGCCGCATTGCCGCTCGTGATCTTTCCGCGTCGTTTGGCGCCCGGCTTTTATGACATCATTACGGGCTGCTACGGCGCGGCGGGGGAAACTCCGCGCATCGGCCAGGAGGCGATCCAGATGCAGACGATCGTCAGCCTCGTGTCGGCCGGCATGGGCGTCGCACTGGTGCCGCAATCGCTGCGTAACCTGCGGCGCACCGGCGTGGTCTACCGGCCGCTCGCCGGTCACGCGCCGGTCGTCGAGACAGGCCTCGTGTGGCGCACGGGCGACGTGAGTCCCGTGCTCGCCGGCTTCATCGACGTCGTGCGTGCGCAGGGCATCGCCGCGTGA
- a CDS encoding ATPase — protein sequence MLNELETLSQNIGRLISLNKRYHSERLALEEQVAQLRAEADTVRAELAQLRDERNALAAERDTLSAKIDDAQVKLNAILEKLPRSKSAEQADNQLDLLDAQARTDGDDAASHGEHA from the coding sequence ATGCTCAACGAACTCGAAACTTTATCTCAAAATATTGGCCGTCTGATTTCGCTGAACAAGCGCTATCACTCGGAACGGCTCGCGCTCGAGGAGCAGGTCGCGCAATTGCGCGCGGAAGCGGACACGGTCCGCGCGGAACTCGCGCAACTGCGCGACGAACGCAATGCGCTCGCAGCCGAGCGCGACACGCTGTCGGCGAAGATCGACGACGCGCAGGTGAAACTGAACGCGATTCTCGAAAAGCTGCCGCGCTCGAAAAGCGCGGAACAAGCCGACAACCAGCTCGACCTGCTGGATGCGCAGGCGCGTACGGATGGCGATGACGCGGCCAGCCACGGAGAACATGCATGA
- a CDS encoding EVE domain-containing protein, with amino-acid sequence MQYWLMKSEPDEASIDDLANAPQRSLPWTGVRNYQARNFMRDTMKIGDGVLFYHSSCPEPGIAGLAEVSSTPYPDPTQFDPTSPYYDPKSTQEAPRWLLVDVRYVKKAPLVPLAALREHDELADMRVLARGNRLSITPVTRAEWRFITEKLMK; translated from the coding sequence ATGCAATACTGGCTGATGAAGTCCGAACCGGACGAAGCAAGCATCGACGATCTCGCCAACGCACCGCAGCGCTCGCTGCCGTGGACCGGTGTGCGCAACTATCAGGCGCGCAATTTCATGCGCGACACGATGAAGATCGGCGATGGCGTGCTGTTCTATCACTCGAGCTGCCCCGAGCCGGGCATCGCCGGCCTCGCCGAAGTGTCGTCGACGCCCTACCCCGATCCCACGCAGTTCGATCCGACAAGCCCCTATTACGACCCGAAGTCGACGCAGGAAGCGCCGCGCTGGCTGCTCGTCGACGTGCGCTATGTGAAAAAGGCGCCGCTCGTGCCGCTCGCCGCACTGCGCGAACACGACGAACTCGCCGACATGCGCGTGCTCGCACGCGGCAACCGGCTGTCGATCACGCCCGTCACGCGCGCCGAATGGCGGTTCATCACCGAAAAGCTGATGAAGTAG
- a CDS encoding FecCD family ABC transporter permease, translating to MSAARAAAIWAALAAAVALLFVASLSIGSVPMSPWQALASLVPHGGDALFADIVRTLRLPRALAGFACGALLALAGALLQVLLRNPLAEPYVLGVSGGAAGFALVAMIAGGAWWLVDASAFAGSLVSVALVLGLARRELWRGDSRDASPRLLLTGVVIAAGWGALVTLLLSLAPDARLRGIIFWLTGDLNGVTAPWFAWGALLLAACVALPAAPQLNVLLRGDATALALGVPVARVRVRIYLVASLAAAAAVTTAGTIGFVGLVVPHALRLAFGNDQRMLLPAAMLAGGGGVMAADLLARTAIAPAQLPVGVMTALIGVPVFLWMLLRRPMR from the coding sequence ATGAGCGCCGCGCGTGCCGCCGCGATCTGGGCCGCGCTGGCCGCTGCGGTCGCGTTGCTGTTCGTCGCGTCGCTGTCGATCGGCAGCGTGCCGATGTCGCCGTGGCAGGCGCTCGCGTCGCTCGTGCCGCATGGCGGCGACGCGCTGTTCGCCGACATCGTCCGCACGCTGCGCCTGCCGCGCGCGCTCGCGGGCTTCGCGTGCGGTGCGCTGCTCGCGCTTGCCGGTGCGCTGCTGCAGGTGCTGCTGCGCAACCCGCTCGCGGAACCGTACGTGCTCGGCGTGTCAGGCGGCGCGGCCGGGTTCGCGCTCGTCGCGATGATCGCGGGCGGTGCGTGGTGGCTCGTCGATGCGTCGGCGTTCGCCGGCTCGCTCGTGTCGGTTGCGCTCGTGCTCGGCCTCGCGCGCCGCGAGCTGTGGCGCGGCGATTCGCGCGACGCGTCGCCGCGGCTGCTGCTCACCGGTGTCGTGATCGCGGCAGGGTGGGGCGCGCTCGTCACGCTGCTGCTGTCGCTCGCGCCCGATGCGCGGTTGCGCGGGATCATCTTCTGGCTGACGGGCGACCTGAACGGCGTGACCGCACCGTGGTTCGCATGGGGTGCGCTGCTATTGGCCGCATGTGTTGCGCTGCCGGCTGCACCGCAATTGAACGTGCTGCTGCGCGGCGACGCGACCGCGCTCGCGCTCGGCGTGCCCGTCGCGCGCGTGCGTGTGCGGATCTATCTCGTCGCGTCGCTGGCCGCCGCGGCCGCGGTGACGACGGCCGGCACGATCGGCTTCGTCGGCCTCGTCGTGCCGCACGCGCTGCGGCTCGCGTTCGGCAACGACCAGCGCATGCTGCTGCCGGCCGCGATGCTTGCGGGCGGCGGCGGCGTGATGGCGGCCGACCTGCTCGCGCGCACCGCGATCGCGCCCGCGCAACTGCCGGTCGGCGTGATGACCGCGTTGATCGGCGTGCCGGTGTTCCTGTGGATGTTGTTGAGGAGGCCGATGCGATGA
- the ilvD gene encoding dihydroxy-acid dehydratase, whose protein sequence is MSYNRRSKHITQGVARSPNRSMYYALGYQKDDFDKPMVGIANGHSTITPCNSGLQRLSDAAVEAVKASGANPQIFGTPTISDGMSMGTEGMKYSLVSREVIADCIETCVQGQWMDGVVVVGGCDKNMPGGMIALARLNVPGIYVYGGTIRPGHWKGRDLTIVSSFEAVGEFTAGRMSQEDFEGVEQNACPTSGSCGGMYTANTMSSSFEALGMSLLYSSTMANPDQEKVDSAAESARVLVEAVKRDLKPRDIITKASIENAVSVIMATGGSTNAVLHYLAIAHAAEVDWTIDDFERIRKRVPVICDLKPSGRYVATDLHRAGGIPQVLKILLDAGLLHGDCMTITGRTIADELKDVPSVPRADQDVIFPIDRALYKEGHLAILKGNLAEDGAVAKISGLKNPVITGPARVFDDEQSAMDAILGDRILAGDILVLRYLGPQGGPGMPEMLAPTSAIIGKGLGESVGFITDGRFSGGTWGMVVGHVAPEAFVGGTIALVQEGDSITIDAHQLLLQLNVDDAELARRRAAWKQPAPRYTRGVLAKFAALARPANKGAVTG, encoded by the coding sequence ATGTCGTACAACCGTCGCTCGAAGCACATCACGCAAGGCGTGGCCCGTTCGCCGAATCGCTCGATGTATTACGCACTCGGCTACCAGAAGGACGATTTCGACAAGCCGATGGTCGGCATCGCGAACGGCCATTCGACGATCACGCCGTGCAATTCCGGCCTGCAGCGCCTGTCGGACGCGGCCGTCGAGGCCGTTAAGGCATCCGGCGCGAACCCGCAGATCTTCGGCACGCCGACGATTTCGGACGGCATGTCGATGGGCACCGAAGGCATGAAGTACTCGCTCGTGTCGCGCGAGGTGATCGCCGACTGCATCGAGACCTGTGTGCAGGGGCAATGGATGGATGGCGTGGTCGTCGTCGGCGGCTGCGACAAGAACATGCCGGGCGGCATGATCGCGCTCGCGCGCCTGAACGTGCCGGGCATCTACGTGTACGGCGGCACGATCCGCCCGGGCCACTGGAAGGGCCGCGACCTGACGATCGTGTCGTCGTTCGAGGCCGTCGGCGAATTCACCGCGGGCCGGATGTCGCAGGAGGATTTCGAAGGCGTCGAGCAGAACGCGTGCCCGACGTCGGGTTCGTGCGGCGGCATGTACACCGCGAACACGATGAGTTCGTCGTTCGAGGCGCTCGGGATGTCGCTGCTGTACTCGTCGACGATGGCGAACCCCGACCAGGAGAAGGTCGATTCGGCCGCCGAATCGGCGCGCGTGCTCGTCGAGGCCGTGAAGCGCGACCTGAAGCCGCGCGACATCATCACGAAGGCGTCGATCGAAAACGCGGTGTCGGTGATCATGGCGACCGGCGGCTCGACCAATGCGGTGCTGCACTATCTCGCGATCGCGCATGCGGCCGAGGTCGACTGGACGATCGACGACTTCGAGCGCATCCGCAAGCGCGTGCCCGTGATCTGCGACCTGAAGCCGTCGGGCCGGTACGTCGCGACCGACCTGCACCGGGCCGGCGGGATTCCGCAGGTGCTGAAGATCCTGCTCGATGCGGGGCTGCTGCACGGCGACTGCATGACGATCACCGGCCGCACGATCGCCGACGAACTGAAGGACGTGCCGAGCGTGCCGCGCGCGGACCAGGACGTGATCTTCCCGATCGACCGCGCGCTGTACAAGGAAGGCCATCTTGCGATCCTGAAAGGCAATCTCGCGGAAGACGGCGCGGTCGCAAAGATCTCCGGCCTGAAGAACCCGGTGATCACGGGCCCGGCACGCGTGTTCGACGACGAGCAGAGCGCAATGGATGCGATCCTCGGCGACCGGATCCTCGCAGGCGACATCCTCGTGCTGCGCTACCTCGGCCCGCAGGGCGGGCCCGGCATGCCGGAAATGCTCGCGCCGACGTCCGCGATCATCGGCAAGGGGCTCGGCGAATCGGTCGGCTTCATCACGGACGGGCGCTTCTCGGGTGGCACGTGGGGCATGGTGGTCGGCCACGTGGCGCCCGAGGCGTTCGTCGGCGGCACGATCGCGCTCGTGCAGGAAGGCGACTCGATCACGATCGACGCGCACCAGCTGCTGCTGCAGCTGAACGTCGACGATGCCGAACTCGCGCGCCGTCGCGCGGCGTGGAAACAGCCGGCGCCACGCTATACGCGCGGCGTGCTCGCGAAATTCGCGGCCCTCGCTCGGCCGGCGAACAAGGGCGCCGTCACGGGTTGA
- the lgt gene encoding prolipoprotein diacylglyceryl transferase: MIIHPNFDPVAIHLGPLAVRWYGLMYLVGFIAAIVVGRIRLKLPHVEAQGWTAKDIDDMMFYGVLGTVLGGRLGYVLFYKADFYFSHPLDVFKVWEGGMSFHGGFLGVTLAMMLFAWQRKRHWLQVTDFVAPMVPTGLAAGRLGNFINGELWGRVTDPTAPWAMLFPGAMRDDAAWLPKHPALVEKWHLADVFMQYQMLPRHPSQLYEIALEGIALFFALFFFSRKSRPMGAVSALFLIGYGLARFTVEFAREPDDFLGLLALGLSMGQWLSLPMILAGIALMVWAYRRRAAHAAA; this comes from the coding sequence ATGATCATTCACCCGAATTTCGACCCCGTTGCGATCCATCTCGGGCCGCTGGCCGTGCGCTGGTACGGCCTCATGTATCTCGTCGGCTTCATCGCGGCGATCGTCGTCGGCCGGATCCGCCTGAAGCTGCCGCACGTCGAGGCGCAGGGCTGGACCGCGAAGGACATCGACGACATGATGTTCTACGGTGTGCTCGGCACCGTGCTCGGCGGCCGGCTCGGCTATGTGCTGTTCTACAAGGCCGATTTCTACTTCTCGCATCCGCTCGACGTGTTCAAGGTGTGGGAAGGTGGCATGTCGTTTCACGGCGGCTTCCTCGGCGTGACGCTCGCGATGATGCTGTTCGCGTGGCAGCGCAAGCGCCACTGGCTGCAGGTCACCGATTTCGTCGCGCCGATGGTGCCGACGGGGCTCGCGGCCGGGCGGCTCGGCAACTTCATCAACGGCGAGCTGTGGGGCCGCGTGACCGACCCGACGGCGCCGTGGGCGATGCTGTTCCCGGGCGCGATGCGCGACGATGCGGCATGGCTGCCGAAACATCCGGCGCTCGTCGAGAAGTGGCATCTCGCCGACGTGTTCATGCAGTACCAGATGCTGCCGCGCCATCCTTCGCAGCTCTATGAAATCGCGCTCGAAGGCATCGCGCTGTTCTTCGCGCTGTTCTTCTTCTCGCGCAAGTCGCGGCCGATGGGCGCCGTGTCCGCGCTGTTCCTGATCGGCTACGGCCTCGCGCGCTTCACGGTCGAGTTCGCACGCGAGCCCGACGACTTCCTCGGCCTGCTTGCGCTCGGCCTGTCGATGGGGCAGTGGCTGTCGCTGCCGATGATCCTCGCGGGCATCGCGCTGATGGTCTGGGCGTATCGCCGTCGCGCGGCGCATGCGGCTGCGTGA
- a CDS encoding ABC transporter ATP-binding protein: MTSTAQHAAAAGNDMACATVALTLKAGARTLLDGFTQAFRPGEIWCVAGPNGAGKTTLLTTLAGLQPPAGGRVEIDGRPLAAWKPAQLAQRRALMPQQLHDAFSATVFDTVLLNRFPYLGGWGWGWERDGDRAAARDALATFDLAALESRDVLSLSGGERQRVALAATLCQDAPLMLLDEPLAHLDLHHQIDCLTALAAWLDAGPRTVLFSCHDLNLARRFATHALLLDGRGHAWAGPVHDVLTPERASDAFGYPLVLIREHGRDALLPAWPERQ; this comes from the coding sequence ATGACAAGTACCGCGCAGCACGCCGCTGCCGCCGGCAACGACATGGCCTGCGCAACCGTCGCCCTGACGTTGAAGGCCGGCGCGCGCACGCTGCTCGACGGCTTCACGCAGGCCTTCCGTCCCGGCGAAATCTGGTGCGTCGCGGGGCCGAACGGTGCGGGCAAGACGACGCTGCTCACGACGCTCGCGGGGCTGCAGCCGCCGGCCGGCGGGCGCGTCGAGATCGACGGCCGGCCGCTCGCCGCATGGAAGCCTGCGCAGCTCGCGCAGCGCCGTGCGCTGATGCCGCAGCAACTGCACGATGCATTCAGCGCGACCGTGTTCGACACGGTGCTGCTCAATCGCTTTCCGTATCTCGGCGGCTGGGGCTGGGGCTGGGAGCGCGACGGCGACCGCGCGGCCGCGCGTGATGCGCTCGCGACGTTCGACCTTGCCGCACTTGAGTCGCGCGACGTGCTGTCGCTGTCGGGCGGCGAGCGGCAGCGGGTCGCGCTGGCCGCGACGCTGTGCCAGGATGCGCCGCTGATGCTGCTCGACGAGCCGCTCGCGCATCTCGACCTGCATCACCAGATCGACTGCCTGACCGCACTGGCCGCGTGGCTCGATGCGGGCCCGCGCACGGTGCTGTTCTCGTGCCACGACCTGAATCTCGCGCGGCGTTTCGCGACGCATGCGCTGTTGCTCGACGGCCGCGGTCATGCATGGGCCGGCCCCGTGCACGACGTGCTGACGCCCGAGCGCGCGAGCGACGCGTTCGGCTATCCGCTCGTGCTGATCCGCGAGCATGGCCGCGATGCGCTGCTGCCCGCGTGGCCCGAGCGACAATGA
- a CDS encoding c-type cytochrome, whose product MKQTILRALLVTLLIGSAAPARAEQADGLALAQRKNCMACHAIGKPLMGPSFRDIAGKYAARGDAVDYLAQSIVKGSVGVWGSVPMPANTQLTSGEAHALAQWVLSLR is encoded by the coding sequence ATGAAACAGACGATATTGCGCGCCCTGCTCGTGACGCTGCTGATCGGCAGCGCAGCGCCGGCGCGCGCGGAACAGGCCGACGGGCTTGCGCTCGCGCAGCGCAAGAACTGCATGGCCTGCCACGCGATCGGCAAGCCGCTGATGGGCCCGTCGTTCCGCGACATCGCCGGCAAGTATGCGGCGCGCGGCGACGCCGTCGATTACCTTGCCCAATCGATCGTGAAAGGCAGCGTCGGCGTGTGGGGCAGCGTGCCGATGCCCGCCAATACGCAACTGACGAGCGGCGAAGCCCATGCGCTCGCGCAATGGGTGCTGTCGCTGCGTTGA
- a CDS encoding cell division protein ZapA — MSTKQIEVSILGQAYRLACSAETEAALLEAVARVDAEMSKIRSNSSVRGTDRIAVMAALSLASELLRLQTSVRHGEAFPAEEIRRTMHQMNEQLGAVLAQHETQ, encoded by the coding sequence ATGAGCACCAAGCAGATCGAAGTCTCGATTCTCGGTCAGGCCTATCGTCTCGCCTGTTCGGCCGAGACCGAAGCGGCGCTGCTCGAGGCGGTCGCGCGCGTCGACGCCGAAATGTCGAAAATCCGCTCGAACAGCTCGGTACGCGGCACCGATCGCATCGCGGTGATGGCGGCGCTGTCGCTCGCATCGGAATTGCTGCGGCTGCAAACGAGCGTGCGGCACGGTGAAGCATTTCCGGCGGAGGAAATCCGTCGTACAATGCACCAGATGAACGAACAGCTCGGTGCGGTGCTCGCACAGCACGAGACGCAGTAA